Proteins encoded in a region of the Pangasianodon hypophthalmus isolate fPanHyp1 chromosome 21, fPanHyp1.pri, whole genome shotgun sequence genome:
- the LOC117599973 gene encoding LOW QUALITY PROTEIN: polymeric immunoglobulin receptor (The sequence of the model RefSeq protein was modified relative to this genomic sequence to represent the inferred CDS: deleted 2 bases in 1 codon) has protein sequence MSCFFIFILVISSAVCQASRQFSLKTGASVTIPCHYDRKYIQHKKYWCYGGTFDFCTIQAYTNNTKGNVTVTDYPAESLFTVTVNNLQTGNTGWYWCAVEISGPDVREYLYITVKSDPDLSVRNSRVRGEEGGSVTVHCFYSAAYQNTQKQWCRLKDGRCNTFRKTATSQNSAVHISDDGRRSFSVQMSGLKKSDAGWYWQCSAGDLQVPVHISVHDPPPVVTTAVTTAVTTTTRHVSTYTSVSKHNSAASVTAVSSSDETKKPEEFCIAHN, from the exons ATGAgctgctttttcatttttattctcgtCATTTCCA GTGCTGTCTGTCAGGCATCAAGGCAGTTTAGTCTTAAAACTGGAGCATCTGTCACTATCCCATGTCATTATGATAGGAAATATATACAACATAAGAAATACTGGTGCTATGGAGGAACATTCGATTTCTGCACAATTCAGGCGTATACCAATAATACAAAGGGGAACGTGACAGTGACTGATTACCCAGCTGAGAGTCTCTTTACTGTGACAGTGAATAATCTCCAGACAGGAAATACTGGATGGTACTGGTGTGCTGTAGAGATAAGTGGACCAGACGTTAGAGAATACCTTTATATTACAGTGAAATCAG ATCCTGATCTGTCTGTGAGGAACAGCAGAGTGAGAGGTGAGGAAGGAGGCAGTGTCACAGTCCACTGTTTCTACAGCGCTGCGTATCAGAATACACAGAAGCAGTGGTGCAGATTGAAAGATGGACGCTGCAACACATTTAGGAAGACTGCCACatcccagaattcagcagtgcacATCAGTGATGATGGGAGAAGATCCTTCAGTGTGCAGATGAGTGGACTGAAGAAGAGTGATGCTGGCTGGTACtgg cagtgcagtgcaggagATCTGCAGGTTCCTGTTCACATCAGTGTCCATGATCCACCTCCAG ttGTGACTACAGCAGTGACTACAGCAGTGACTACAACCACTCGCCATGTCAGTACTTACAC ATCTGTCTCGAAGCACAATTCAG CAGCATCTGTGACTGCAGTTTCTAGCAGTGATGAAACCAA AAAGCCAGAGGAGTTCTGTATAGCACATAACTGA
- the LOC117599970 gene encoding CMRF35-like molecule 1 — translation MSCFFIFILVISSAVCQASREFSLKTGASVTIPCHYDRKYIQHKKYWCYGGTFSSCTIQAYANNTKGKVTVTDYPAESLFTVTMNNLQTGNTGWYWCAVEISGILDPDVGEYLYITVKSDPDLSVRNSRVRGEEGGSVTVQCFYSAAYQNTQKQWCRFNNGRCNSVGRTATSQNSAVHISDDGRRSLSVQMSGLKKSDAGWYWCSAGDLQVPVHISVHDPPPVVTTTVTTAVTTALTRTTHHVSTYTSVSKHNSAASVTAVSSSDETIGGEPVIHWYLVALILLLVILVIIICMLRKKCKNQIRTRERSNDTTVHTQPTFPAEDSIIYSTVAVSKPKSSASKDNEQDVTYSIVNIASKNKSVSPNNVDVENIYSNVVCQ, via the exons ATGAgctgctttttcatttttattctcgtCATTTCCA GTGCTGTCTGTCAGGCATCGAGGGAGTTTAGTCTTAAAACTGGAGCATCTGTCACTATCCCATGTCATTATGATAGGAAATATATACAACATAAGAAATACTGGTGCTATGGAGGAACATTCAGTTCATGCACAATTCAGGCGTATGCCAATAATACAAAAGGAAAAGTGACAGTAACTGATTACCCAGCTGAGAGTCTCTTTACTGTGACAATGAATAATCTCCAGACAGGAAATACTGGATGGTACTGGTGTGCTGTAGAGATAAGTGGAATATTGGACCCAGACGTTGGAGAATACCTTTATATCACAGTGAAATCAG ATCCTGATCTGTCTGTGAGGAACAGCAGAGTGAGAGGTGAGGAAGGAGGCAGTGTCACAGTCCAGTGTTTCTACAGCGCTGCGTATCAGAATACACAGAAGCAGTGGTGCAGATTCAACAATGGACGCTGCAACTCAGTGGGGAGGACTGCCACatcccagaattcagcagtgcacATCAGTGATGATGGGAGAAGATCCTTGAGTGTGCAGATGAGTGGACTGAAGAAGAGTGATGCTGGCTGGTACTGGTGCAGTGCAGGAGATCTGCAGGTTCCTGTTCACATCAGTGTCCATGATCCACCTCCAG ttGTGACTACAACAGTGACTACAGCAGTGACTACAGCATTGACTAGAACCACTCACCATGTCAGTACTTACAC ATCTGTCTCGAAGCACAATTCAG CAGCATCTGTGACTGCAGTTTCTAGCAGTGATGAAACCAT TGGGGGTGAGCCCGTGATCCACTGGTACCTGGTGGCCCTTATTTTACTACTGGTGATACTGGTCATCATCATCTGCATGCTaagaaagaaatgca AGAATCAAATCAGGACCAGAGAGAGGAGCAATGACACCACTGTTCACACA cagCCCACTTTTCCAGCTGAAGACTCCattatatacagcactgtggCTGTTTCTAAGCCAAAG TCTTCAGCATCAAAAGATAATGAGCAGGACGTGACCTACAGCATTGTAAACATTGCTTCCAAGAATAAATCT GTGTCTCCAAATAATGTTGATGTTGAGAACATCTACAGCAACGTGGTGTGCCAGTAA